The Acidimicrobiales bacterium genome includes a window with the following:
- a CDS encoding LLM class F420-dependent oxidoreductase — translation MTFPITFGVFMPQGWKMELAELEGAEAKWNKAVEIAVKAEELGFDSLWVYDHFHNVPRPAHEAVFECWTTMAAISQRTSKIRLGQMVGCNSYREPSVLAKITSTVDVISGGRLDWGIGAGWYENEYKGYGFEFKAPKDRIGMLKECVEIVRSMWTEQETSYDGKYYKLERAHCDPKPLQSPRPRILIGGGGEQLTLRVVARLADRSNFGGTPEQFAAKCEILKNHCKDVGRDYDEIEKTISGEVMIRESEDELRALGSKSLWGQPFDEWRAGALVGTPDEVAEKVKQYVDLGCTGFFPWTSDYPSTETIELFAGIAKQFR, via the coding sequence ATGACCTTTCCCATCACGTTTGGCGTGTTCATGCCGCAGGGCTGGAAGATGGAACTCGCCGAGCTCGAGGGCGCCGAGGCCAAGTGGAACAAGGCCGTCGAGATCGCGGTCAAGGCCGAAGAACTCGGCTTCGACTCGCTCTGGGTCTACGACCACTTCCACAACGTGCCGCGGCCGGCGCACGAGGCCGTGTTCGAGTGCTGGACGACGATGGCGGCGATCAGTCAGCGCACGTCGAAGATTCGGCTCGGCCAGATGGTCGGGTGCAATAGCTACCGCGAGCCGTCGGTGCTGGCGAAGATCACGAGCACCGTCGACGTGATCAGCGGGGGCCGCCTTGACTGGGGCATCGGGGCCGGCTGGTACGAGAACGAGTACAAGGGCTACGGCTTCGAGTTCAAAGCGCCGAAGGACCGCATCGGGATGCTCAAGGAGTGCGTCGAGATCGTGCGGTCGATGTGGACGGAGCAAGAAACGTCCTACGACGGCAAGTACTACAAGCTGGAACGGGCGCACTGTGACCCGAAGCCGCTGCAGTCGCCGCGGCCGCGCATCCTGATCGGTGGCGGCGGCGAGCAGCTGACATTGCGCGTCGTGGCCCGTCTCGCCGACCGGTCGAACTTCGGCGGCACGCCCGAACAGTTCGCCGCCAAGTGCGAGATCCTCAAGAACCACTGCAAGGACGTCGGGCGCGATTACGACGAGATCGAAAAGACGATCTCGGGTGAAGTGATGATCCGCGAGTCCGAAGACGAGCTGCGCGCCCTCGGTTCCAAGTCCCTGTGGGGTCAGCCCTTCGACGAGTGGCGCGCCGGTGCACTCGTCGGCACGCCCGACGAAGTGGCCGAGAAGGTCAAGCAGTACGTCGACCTCGGCTGCACCGGCTTCTTCCCGTGGACGAGCGACTATCCGTCAACCGAGACGATCGAGTTGTTCGCCGGGATCGCCAAGCAGTTCCGCTAG